The Heyndrickxia vini genome contains a region encoding:
- a CDS encoding penicillin-binding transpeptidase domain-containing protein translates to MKSRAEIKKKRIKPYFILILVPIVGIMCISLIMIMSNTDSNRVQEAADTFIQILEEKKYDKLGEALEKESYDSIGYTLDEVKNKYNQIFNGINIHDIHASNIELKKIDNGEQELTYQLSFTTPLGRVEKINYHAKLIKTDNHYLVKWKPSLIFPQMEGKDKVAFHEWKAERGVIKDRSGNGLAANEQFKEAGIVPKDLLQGNEKAKRLKNISQQLDIPKDEIQKKLNQGWVKDDLFVPLKIIASNKAEIIPGVSYQNTNMRYYPLKEAAAHLIGYIGKVTKEDIDKNSELKEGDMIGKAGLERAFDKELRGKDGGEIVIVDENDEIKQKIQRIEKIDGKDIKLTIDSYIQREAYNHLKEKPGSTVVMNPKEGGLYAVVSSPSYDPNKMVRGISQKEYDKYAKDENKPFLSRFALAYAPGSTFKTITASIGLDANVTYPDKLRTINGLSWKKDESWGGYSVTRVSDVQNVDMRKALIYSDNIYFAQEALEMGEKTFRNGLNKFIFGEELDLPIAMNPAQISNQKKFNSDILLADTGYGQGELLISPIQQAAMYSIFQNEGKIVYPRLLDDKTVLKTKAAITPSTANEMKKFLEAVVSDPNGTAHLLYNQQHQLAAKTGTAELKMQQGEKGEENSFLLAFDTGNDQFLLLSFIEHYSKGSSATQLNKSFIDELYGYF, encoded by the coding sequence ATGAAAAGTAGAGCAGAAATTAAAAAAAAGAGAATCAAACCCTATTTCATATTAATATTAGTCCCTATAGTTGGCATTATGTGTATAAGTCTAATTATGATTATGAGTAATACTGATAGTAACCGAGTACAGGAGGCTGCAGATACGTTTATTCAAATTTTGGAGGAGAAAAAGTATGATAAATTAGGTGAAGCCCTGGAAAAAGAATCGTATGATTCAATAGGATATACGTTGGACGAAGTGAAAAATAAATATAATCAAATATTTAATGGAATCAATATCCATGATATCCATGCTTCCAATATTGAATTAAAAAAAATTGATAACGGTGAGCAAGAGTTAACTTATCAATTAAGTTTTACAACACCATTAGGAAGAGTAGAAAAAATCAATTATCATGCTAAGTTGATCAAAACAGATAATCATTATTTGGTAAAATGGAAACCTTCATTAATTTTTCCTCAAATGGAGGGGAAAGATAAGGTAGCCTTTCATGAATGGAAGGCAGAACGTGGCGTAATTAAGGATCGTTCAGGAAATGGGTTAGCTGCGAATGAGCAATTTAAGGAAGCAGGCATTGTACCTAAAGATTTACTTCAGGGGAATGAAAAAGCAAAGAGGCTGAAAAACATTAGTCAACAATTAGATATACCTAAAGACGAGATTCAAAAAAAGTTAAATCAAGGATGGGTAAAAGATGATTTATTTGTACCCCTTAAAATTATCGCATCCAATAAAGCGGAAATCATTCCTGGGGTCTCCTATCAAAATACTAACATGCGATATTATCCTTTAAAGGAAGCGGCGGCACATTTAATTGGTTATATCGGAAAAGTAACAAAGGAAGATATAGATAAAAATTCTGAGTTAAAAGAAGGAGATATGATAGGAAAAGCCGGGTTAGAAAGGGCGTTTGATAAGGAGCTACGAGGCAAAGATGGCGGGGAAATCGTGATCGTTGATGAGAATGACGAAATCAAACAAAAAATTCAACGGATTGAAAAAATAGATGGAAAGGATATTAAACTAACTATTGATTCTTATATCCAAAGGGAAGCATACAATCATTTGAAAGAAAAGCCGGGTTCAACCGTAGTCATGAATCCGAAAGAAGGCGGCCTTTATGCTGTAGTAAGTTCTCCTTCATATGATCCAAATAAAATGGTTCGTGGCATTTCCCAAAAGGAATATGATAAATATGCGAAGGATGAGAACAAACCATTTCTTTCAAGATTTGCTCTCGCTTATGCGCCGGGTTCAACCTTTAAAACGATTACCGCTAGTATTGGGCTGGATGCGAATGTGACATATCCAGATAAGCTTAGAACAATAAATGGTTTAAGTTGGAAAAAGGATGAATCATGGGGAGGGTATTCCGTTACCCGTGTATCCGATGTACAAAATGTTGATATGAGAAAAGCACTTATTTATTCTGATAATATTTATTTTGCTCAAGAGGCGTTAGAAATGGGGGAAAAAACGTTTCGAAATGGGTTGAATAAGTTTATCTTTGGTGAGGAATTAGATTTACCAATCGCAATGAATCCGGCGCAAATCTCAAATCAAAAGAAATTTAATTCAGACATCCTTCTTGCTGATACAGGATATGGACAAGGTGAATTATTGATTTCACCGATTCAGCAAGCAGCCATGTACTCCATTTTTCAAAACGAAGGAAAAATCGTTTATCCGCGATTGCTAGATGATAAAACTGTGTTAAAAACTAAAGCAGCCATAACTCCTTCAACAGCGAATGAAATGAAGAAGTTTTTGGAAGCAGTAGTAAGTGACCCAAATGGAACAGCCCATCTCCTTTATAATCAACAGCATCAATTAGCTGCAAAAACGGGTACAGCAGAATTAAAAATGCAGCAAGGGGAGAAAGGGGAAGAGAATAGCTTTTTACTCGCTTTCGATACAGGGAATGATCAGTTTCTTCTGCTTTCATTCATAGAACATTATTCAAAAGGCAGTTCAGCTACCCAGTTAAATAAATCATTCATTGATGAGTTATATGGTTACTTTTAA
- a CDS encoding peptidoglycan D,D-transpeptidase FtsI family protein, whose protein sequence is MKKINEKKKTLVSSFRINIIFLIVFLLFSLLILKLGIVQIVYGEDYKREVDRKENVTVKISLPRGKILDRNGKLIVGNKPSNAITYTRPQNMKAEEMLKIAEKLASIIKKDSNEDLKAITERDKKDFWILKHPNEAEAKITAADRAKLKNDKDFDKKIYQLTLERISSKELKSFTKQELEVLAIYREMVGGYPLTPQIIKKDASAKEFAFVSENLESLPGVDTTTDWDRYNQYKDKEGNEILGSVIGKVSSSKEGLPRDSVDYYLAKGYSRNDRVGKSYIEYQYEDVLQSQKEKVKNITDKNGNVLESEVVQEGKRGDDLILSIDIDLQRKVEKIIKEKLGHERMGEPYLDRAFVTAMNPYTGEILSMAGKQYVNNKKTGKTEVNDYALGNITTSYEMGSVVKGATVLTGYQTGTIVPGAVLNDRPIKFLGTKVKKSWNTTGFGPINDLYALKRSSNVYMFLTAMKLGGQQTYIPNGPLSINKVAAIEAFRKNFSQFGLGVKTGIDLPGEQIGFGGDQIPPESGKVLDYAIGQYDTYTPLQIVQYISTIANGGYRIQPHIAKEVREPNNESTEMGPVIQEIKPKVLNKIDMKDEWIKRVQLGFKQVVNDPLGTGYGIKNKEYKIAGKTGTAQALYNGPLPHSPGLMLWNITFGGYAPYDHPEIAVSVILPWLRTDQSHVNLEIANDVFKAYFELKEKREKEEWNQPTVNNK, encoded by the coding sequence TTGAAGAAAATAAATGAGAAGAAAAAGACGCTTGTTTCCTCCTTCCGAATAAATATCATATTTTTGATTGTCTTTTTGCTGTTCTCACTGCTTATTCTTAAGCTTGGAATTGTGCAAATTGTATATGGCGAGGATTATAAGAGAGAAGTCGATAGAAAAGAAAATGTAACCGTAAAAATTTCTTTGCCTCGTGGTAAAATTTTAGATCGGAATGGGAAGCTAATCGTGGGGAATAAGCCGTCTAATGCGATAACGTACACCAGACCGCAAAACATGAAGGCAGAGGAAATGCTGAAAATTGCAGAAAAGCTTGCATCAATTATTAAAAAGGATTCTAATGAGGATTTAAAGGCAATAACAGAAAGAGATAAAAAAGATTTCTGGATACTAAAGCATCCAAATGAAGCAGAAGCAAAAATAACTGCAGCTGATAGGGCCAAACTTAAAAATGATAAAGACTTCGATAAAAAAATTTATCAGCTAACACTAGAACGGATTTCTAGTAAAGAATTGAAGTCCTTTACTAAACAAGAGTTAGAGGTATTGGCAATTTATCGTGAAATGGTCGGCGGATATCCTTTAACACCGCAAATCATAAAAAAGGATGCATCGGCTAAGGAATTTGCATTCGTGAGCGAAAATCTAGAATCGTTACCCGGAGTGGATACAACGACAGATTGGGATCGTTATAATCAATATAAAGATAAGGAAGGAAACGAAATCTTAGGATCAGTCATTGGTAAAGTTTCCTCTTCTAAAGAAGGCCTGCCGAGAGATTCTGTAGATTATTATTTAGCAAAAGGTTATAGCAGAAATGATCGTGTAGGGAAAAGCTATATTGAATATCAATATGAAGACGTTCTACAAAGTCAAAAAGAAAAAGTGAAAAATATAACTGATAAAAATGGAAATGTATTAGAGTCAGAAGTCGTTCAAGAAGGAAAAAGGGGCGATGATTTAATCCTTTCAATTGATATCGATTTACAGCGTAAAGTCGAAAAGATTATTAAAGAAAAATTAGGTCATGAACGAATGGGTGAACCGTATCTCGATCGGGCGTTTGTTACTGCGATGAATCCGTACACTGGAGAAATTCTCTCCATGGCAGGAAAACAGTATGTGAATAATAAAAAAACCGGTAAAACCGAAGTGAATGATTATGCGTTAGGGAATATTACGACTTCTTATGAGATGGGGTCTGTAGTGAAGGGGGCTACGGTATTAACGGGCTATCAAACAGGTACTATCGTTCCGGGTGCTGTACTAAACGATCGACCAATAAAATTTTTAGGGACGAAAGTGAAAAAGTCTTGGAATACGACTGGATTTGGTCCGATCAATGATTTATATGCATTGAAAAGATCATCGAACGTATACATGTTCCTAACCGCAATGAAATTAGGTGGGCAGCAAACCTATATTCCTAATGGACCATTAAGTATTAATAAAGTAGCTGCCATTGAAGCATTCAGGAAAAACTTTTCTCAATTTGGATTAGGAGTTAAAACAGGAATTGATTTACCCGGTGAACAAATAGGATTTGGTGGCGATCAAATACCTCCTGAATCGGGGAAAGTTTTAGACTATGCGATTGGGCAGTATGATACATATACTCCATTGCAAATTGTCCAATATATATCAACTATTGCGAATGGAGGCTATCGAATTCAGCCGCATATCGCTAAAGAAGTTCGTGAGCCTAACAACGAGTCAACTGAGATGGGACCTGTTATCCAGGAAATTAAACCAAAGGTACTCAATAAAATTGACATGAAGGATGAGTGGATTAAACGCGTTCAACTCGGCTTTAAGCAAGTCGTGAATGATCCGCTTGGCACAGGCTATGGAATAAAAAATAAAGAATATAAAATTGCTGGTAAGACAGGGACGGCACAAGCATTATATAATGGTCCGTTACCACATAGTCCGGGACTGATGCTTTGGAATATTACATTTGGTGGATATGCGCCATACGATCATCCTGAAATCGCTGTTTCAGTTATTCTCCCTTGGTTACGAACAGACCAATCACATGTCAATTTAGAAATAGCGAATGATGTGTTTAAAGCTTATTTTGAATTAAAGGAAAAACGAGAAAAAGAGGAATGGAACCAGCCAACTGTTAATAACAAATAA
- the asnS gene encoding asparagine--tRNA ligase yields MIKTVVKDLYRNQEKFNDQTVQISGWIRTLRDSKTIGFMELNDGTFFKSVQVVFEDTLDNFKEITKLPISSSVLVEGEFVPTPEMKQPFEIKATKIVVEGLSDPAYPLQKKRHSLEYLRTIAHLRPRANTFSAVFRVRSLASYAIHKFFQDKGFVYVHTPIITGSDTEGAGEMFRVTSMDLQQLPKNEDGKVDDSADFFGKESNLTVSGQLNAETFALAFRNVYTFGPTFRAENSNTARHAAEFWMIEPEVAFAELPDIMDLGEEMVKYVIQYVFEHAPEEMAFFNSFIDKTLIERLKNALESDFGRVTYTEAVDILKNSGKKFDYPVEWGTDLQTEHERYLSEEIYERPVFVTDYPKEIKAFYMRANEDGKTVAATDLLVPGIGELIGGSQREEREEVLANKIKELGMSEEDYWWYLELRKYGGTKHSGYGIGFERLVMYLTGMKNIRDVIPFPRTPGNADF; encoded by the coding sequence ATGATAAAGACTGTAGTAAAAGATTTATACAGAAATCAAGAAAAATTTAACGACCAAACAGTGCAAATTTCCGGTTGGATTCGTACTCTTCGCGATTCTAAAACCATTGGTTTTATGGAGTTAAACGACGGAACATTCTTTAAGAGTGTACAAGTCGTTTTCGAGGATACCCTTGATAACTTCAAAGAAATTACGAAGTTGCCTATTAGCTCTTCCGTTTTAGTAGAAGGTGAATTTGTTCCAACTCCTGAAATGAAACAGCCATTTGAAATTAAAGCGACAAAAATTGTTGTGGAAGGATTATCGGATCCAGCTTATCCGTTACAAAAAAAGAGACATTCCCTTGAATATTTAAGAACAATCGCTCATTTACGTCCGAGAGCTAATACCTTCTCTGCCGTTTTCAGAGTAAGATCTCTTGCATCGTATGCCATTCATAAGTTCTTTCAAGATAAAGGATTTGTATATGTACATACACCGATTATTACCGGAAGCGATACAGAAGGAGCCGGGGAGATGTTCCGTGTAACATCAATGGATTTGCAGCAGCTTCCAAAAAATGAAGATGGCAAAGTGGATGACAGTGCAGATTTCTTCGGCAAAGAATCCAACTTAACCGTCAGCGGCCAATTAAATGCAGAAACCTTTGCTCTTGCTTTCCGTAATGTTTATACATTTGGTCCAACATTTAGAGCAGAAAATTCTAATACGGCACGACATGCCGCAGAATTCTGGATGATCGAGCCGGAAGTTGCTTTTGCTGAATTACCAGATATCATGGACCTCGGAGAAGAAATGGTCAAGTATGTTATTCAATACGTTTTTGAACATGCACCTGAAGAAATGGCGTTCTTTAATAGCTTTATTGATAAAACGCTAATTGAGAGATTGAAAAATGCTTTAGAATCCGATTTTGGAAGGGTTACTTATACTGAAGCTGTTGATATATTAAAGAACTCTGGTAAGAAATTTGACTACCCAGTTGAATGGGGAACGGATTTGCAAACGGAACATGAACGTTATCTTAGCGAGGAAATTTATGAGCGTCCTGTCTTCGTAACCGACTATCCAAAAGAAATTAAGGCATTTTATATGAGAGCGAATGAAGATGGCAAGACAGTAGCAGCAACTGACCTGTTGGTTCCTGGTATTGGCGAGTTAATCGGGGGTAGCCAACGTGAGGAAAGAGAAGAGGTCCTTGCAAATAAAATTAAAGAACTTGGTATGTCTGAAGAAGATTACTGGTGGTATCTCGAACTTAGAAAATACGGTGGTACAAAGCATTCAGGCTATGGAATTGGGTTTGAACGACTTGTCATGTATTTAACAGGTATGAAGAACATCCGCGATGTCATCCCATTCCCACGTACACCAGGAAATGCTGACTTTTAA
- a CDS encoding multidrug effflux MFS transporter — translation MNTNTPSGKKRIQLAILLGSLGLLGPFTIDTYLPSFPTIVEDFDTTASLVQISLTACLLGLGLGQLFIGPLSDVKGRRKPLLFFLCLYLLASLTCSFAPNIYFLIAARFIQGFSAAGGLVVSRAVVRDLFSGKELTKFFTLMVLVGNLGPIVAPVAGGIILSFTKWNGVFIVLACIGAILIFTVSLKLKESLPVEKRVPSNLPQLMGNFGSLFKDREFMGYAFTQGFTTAGIFAYVSGIPFVYQNIYHVTPQQFSLLFGVNGLALIIGSQSVGRFTYTIPERTFLKIGLAISNVSGLFLLIALLLKAPLIAVAVPIFFFVLSISIIGTTSFTLAIESQGHIAGSASALLGLLPFVLGSLSAPLVGIAGSYTGVPMGVTIFGSSLLAFLSYFVLVRRGSIGVQRAKSTKTSF, via the coding sequence TTGAATACAAATACACCTAGTGGAAAAAAACGAATACAACTGGCTATCCTTTTAGGATCACTCGGACTTTTAGGCCCTTTTACAATCGATACGTATTTACCATCCTTCCCTACTATTGTAGAAGATTTTGATACAACTGCTTCACTTGTTCAAATTAGTTTAACGGCTTGTTTATTAGGACTGGGGCTCGGACAATTGTTTATTGGTCCATTGAGTGATGTAAAGGGCCGTCGAAAACCTTTGTTATTTTTTCTATGTTTATACTTATTAGCTTCGTTAACCTGTTCATTTGCACCTAACATTTACTTCCTTATTGCGGCGCGTTTTATCCAAGGCTTCTCTGCAGCTGGCGGTCTTGTCGTCTCTCGAGCAGTCGTAAGAGACTTGTTTAGCGGAAAGGAACTGACTAAATTTTTTACGTTAATGGTATTAGTCGGTAATCTTGGTCCAATCGTTGCACCGGTTGCTGGAGGGATCATCCTTTCTTTTACAAAGTGGAATGGTGTTTTTATCGTTTTGGCTTGTATTGGCGCAATATTAATTTTCACAGTTTCATTGAAACTTAAAGAATCGTTGCCAGTGGAAAAACGTGTACCTAGTAACCTTCCTCAGCTTATGGGCAATTTTGGTTCATTATTTAAGGATCGCGAATTCATGGGGTATGCATTCACACAAGGATTTACGACTGCTGGAATTTTCGCCTATGTATCTGGTATTCCATTTGTCTATCAAAATATTTACCATGTCACACCTCAACAGTTCAGTCTATTATTTGGCGTGAATGGCTTAGCATTAATTATTGGAAGTCAGTCGGTTGGTCGCTTTACGTACACCATTCCTGAGCGGACATTTTTAAAGATAGGGTTAGCAATCTCTAACGTATCGGGTTTATTCTTACTCATTGCCCTTCTTTTAAAAGCACCACTAATCGCTGTTGCAGTTCCGATTTTCTTTTTCGTTTTATCGATTAGTATCATCGGAACGACATCTTTTACATTGGCTATTGAGTCACAAGGACATATTGCGGGCAGTGCCTCTGCATTACTCGGATTATTGCCATTTGTACTTGGCTCCTTATCGGCTCCGTTAGTTGGTATCGCTGGTTCGTATACGGGTGTACCAATGGGAGTTACGATTTTTGGTTCCAGTCTTCTAGCTTTTCTTTCCTATTTTGTTTTGGTTCGGAGAGGTTCGATTGGGGTCCAGAGGGCAAAATCTACGAAAACAAGTTTCTAG
- a CDS encoding SDR family oxidoreductase, translating to MKVLILGGTRFLGRALVEEGLKRGHEITLFNRGTNNEIFPEVEHIIGDRDRDVSLLGNRKWDVVMDTCGFAPHQMKKVAAVLGDSMEHYTYISSISVYKDWIPPHITEDYHLQSMPSDKLKEVEDGALSPYEYYGALKVLCEEEAEKHWPGRVLHVRAGLLVGPFDYTDRLPYWVKRVAQGGKVLVPGRPDRPVQLIDIKDVATWVFNMAEKREAGTFNVTGPNEELTFEELLNTCKVITNSDAEFVWAEEQFIHEHNVQPWTEMPLWIPEHFPLEGETEPWKGSSFISIEKAVNAGLSFRPLEDTIFDVYQWEKTRRDTERKAGIPREREQKLLETWFQNVKKETL from the coding sequence ATGAAGGTCCTTATATTAGGAGGTACTCGTTTTTTAGGCAGAGCATTGGTTGAAGAAGGATTAAAGAGAGGGCACGAAATCACTTTATTTAATCGTGGGACGAATAATGAGATTTTTCCTGAAGTGGAGCACATAATTGGAGATAGAGACAGAGATGTATCGCTTTTGGGAAACCGTAAATGGGATGTTGTCATGGATACATGCGGATTCGCTCCTCATCAAATGAAAAAAGTAGCAGCTGTACTAGGGGATAGTATGGAACATTATACGTATATCTCCAGCATCTCTGTTTATAAAGATTGGATTCCGCCGCATATTACGGAAGATTATCATTTACAATCCATGCCATCGGATAAACTGAAAGAAGTTGAGGATGGGGCACTATCTCCTTATGAGTATTACGGCGCATTGAAAGTCTTATGTGAAGAAGAGGCAGAGAAACATTGGCCAGGACGAGTTTTGCATGTAAGAGCCGGATTGCTTGTTGGACCGTTCGACTATACAGATCGGCTCCCTTACTGGGTTAAGCGTGTAGCGCAAGGTGGAAAAGTATTGGTGCCGGGACGTCCGGATCGACCTGTTCAATTGATTGACATAAAGGATGTAGCAACATGGGTTTTCAATATGGCTGAAAAAAGAGAAGCAGGGACGTTTAATGTAACAGGACCGAATGAAGAATTGACATTCGAAGAGCTTTTGAACACTTGTAAAGTTATCACAAACAGTGATGCTGAATTTGTGTGGGCAGAAGAACAATTTATACATGAGCATAATGTACAGCCATGGACGGAGATGCCGTTATGGATTCCTGAACATTTCCCTTTAGAAGGTGAAACTGAACCTTGGAAAGGCAGTTCTTTCATCAGTATAGAAAAAGCTGTTAACGCCGGTCTTTCCTTCAGACCACTTGAAGATACTATTTTTGATGTATATCAATGGGAGAAGACGAGACGGGATACAGAACGAAAAGCGGGGATACCACGTGAAAGAGAGCAGAAGCTGCTTGAGACTTGGTTTCAAAACGTGAAAAAGGAGACTTTATGA
- a CDS encoding VOC family protein, which translates to MNDIQTLRGLTTVSFWTDDLAAAKKWYAKLLGIEPYFERPGYVEFRLGDYQHELGLIDRTYAPNSAKTGPAGVIVYWHVDDVIGTFNKLMSMGAEEYEAPTERGKGFITASVVDPFGNILGIMYNQHYLDVLDSTKKA; encoded by the coding sequence ATGAACGATATACAGACATTACGTGGACTTACCACAGTTAGTTTTTGGACGGATGATCTAGCAGCTGCAAAGAAGTGGTACGCCAAGCTATTGGGCATCGAACCTTACTTCGAACGACCGGGATATGTTGAGTTTCGCCTCGGCGATTATCAGCACGAATTAGGGCTTATTGATCGTACCTACGCGCCCAATAGTGCTAAGACGGGCCCTGCCGGTGTCATAGTGTATTGGCACGTTGATGATGTGATAGGAACCTTCAATAAATTGATGTCGATGGGTGCGGAAGAGTACGAGGCACCCACTGAGCGTGGAAAGGGGTTTATCACTGCTTCTGTAGTGGATCCCTTTGGGAATATTCTTGGCATTATGTACAATCAGCATTATTTAGATGTTCTAGATTCAACCAAAAAAGCGTAA
- a CDS encoding PH domain-containing protein, which produces MGLLSGLLGNASTMDKGEVTKEVGQFLANGEEVDVAFKLVRDLIVFTNKRLLLIDKQGITGKKVDFHSIPYKSISHFSVETAGHFDLDAELKIWISGAQLPAISKQFKKDKAIYDIQKLLVSVCS; this is translated from the coding sequence ATGGGTTTATTAAGTGGATTATTAGGTAATGCATCAACTATGGATAAAGGAGAAGTTACTAAAGAAGTAGGTCAATTTTTGGCGAATGGTGAAGAAGTGGATGTTGCATTTAAACTAGTTAGAGATTTAATTGTATTTACAAATAAACGCTTATTATTAATAGATAAACAGGGGATCACAGGTAAAAAAGTTGATTTTCATTCGATTCCATACAAATCCATATCGCATTTTAGTGTAGAGACAGCTGGTCATTTTGATCTTGATGCTGAATTAAAAATATGGATATCGGGCGCACAGTTACCGGCTATATCAAAACAATTCAAAAAAGATAAAGCAATATATGATATTCAGAAATTATTAGTTTCCGTTTGTAGCTAA
- a CDS encoding MBL fold metallo-hydrolase: MLFKKNFTQESVNGVQIGNGSIAFQGVKLNVHCFSLDGVLIDTGAKSLEKEFIPFFKQLEVQQIVMTHYHEDHTGCAALLQKELQVPLLMNDMMIEYCAKEPDYPLYRQLYWGRRRPFRAESIGDSFSSANASWKVIKTPGHSQDHLAFLNSETGQLFTGDLYCQEKTKVVLREESIPDIINSLQKVLTYDFTDVFCCHAGYLNDGRSALKRKLEYLLDLQGKILDLYDEGKTSKQINEILFPRKYPIIRFSFGEWNSLHIINSVLEEYQKTS; the protein is encoded by the coding sequence ATGCTGTTTAAAAAAAACTTTACCCAAGAATCGGTAAATGGAGTGCAGATAGGCAACGGATCCATCGCGTTTCAAGGTGTAAAACTAAATGTCCATTGTTTTTCCCTCGATGGCGTACTGATTGATACAGGGGCAAAGTCATTGGAGAAGGAGTTTATCCCATTTTTTAAACAACTAGAAGTTCAGCAAATTGTGATGACGCATTATCATGAGGATCATACCGGTTGTGCCGCTTTATTGCAGAAAGAGCTTCAAGTTCCGCTTTTGATGAATGACATGATGATTGAATATTGCGCGAAGGAGCCGGATTATCCATTATATCGCCAATTATATTGGGGAAGACGCCGGCCGTTTCGGGCAGAATCAATTGGAGATTCGTTTTCTTCTGCAAATGCCTCATGGAAAGTGATCAAGACCCCGGGGCACTCTCAAGATCACCTGGCATTTTTAAATAGTGAGACCGGTCAGCTTTTTACTGGCGATTTATATTGCCAGGAGAAGACAAAGGTAGTCTTGCGGGAGGAAAGCATTCCGGACATTATCAATTCTTTGCAAAAAGTACTAACTTATGATTTTACTGATGTTTTTTGCTGCCATGCCGGTTACTTGAATGATGGCCGATCTGCCTTAAAGCGAAAGCTGGAGTACCTTCTAGACCTGCAGGGAAAAATTTTAGATCTGTATGATGAGGGCAAGACATCAAAGCAAATTAATGAAATTCTGTTCCCTAGAAAATATCCCATTATTCGTTTTTCCTTTGGTGAATGGAATTCCCTTCATATTATTAATTCTGTGCTGGAAGAATATCAAAAGACATCTTAA
- a CDS encoding DUF2726 domain-containing protein — translation MTNNNPGCLGYLFQLFGINLGGKTTTNTLDAFPYGIRDDFLSPSELSFYKILTQVIPNQYAICPKVSLKDIFFVTEKDRSKHQTYFNKISKKHVDFLICSAQSMKPVCGIELDDTSHARDDRIKRDEFVNRLYEEAGLKLIRFSNKKAYTISEVQEKVQSIVNYEQFVSTIRGTTSLGKLEDTNEVPKCPKCKSPFVLRTAKSGKNKGKQFYGCVNYPKCRETIDID, via the coding sequence ATGACGAATAACAACCCGGGATGCCTAGGTTATTTATTTCAGTTGTTTGGAATAAATTTAGGTGGTAAAACAACTACCAATACGTTAGATGCATTTCCCTATGGCATTAGAGACGACTTTTTGTCTCCGTCAGAATTATCATTCTATAAAATATTAACGCAAGTAATTCCGAATCAATACGCAATATGCCCCAAAGTGTCTTTGAAAGACATCTTCTTTGTAACGGAAAAAGATAGAAGTAAACATCAAACGTATTTTAATAAAATTAGTAAAAAACACGTAGATTTCTTAATTTGTTCTGCACAATCGATGAAACCCGTATGTGGAATTGAACTAGACGATACGTCCCACGCTAGGGATGATCGTATAAAAAGAGATGAATTTGTTAATCGATTATATGAAGAAGCCGGCTTAAAGCTAATTCGATTTTCAAATAAAAAGGCTTATACAATTTCAGAAGTACAAGAAAAGGTACAGTCTATTGTTAACTATGAACAATTTGTTTCAACTATAAGAGGAACTACCAGTCTAGGAAAATTGGAAGATACTAATGAAGTGCCTAAATGTCCAAAATGTAAATCTCCCTTTGTTTTACGTACAGCAAAAAGCGGAAAAAATAAAGGAAAACAGTTTTATGGGTGCGTAAATTATCCTAAATGTAGGGAGACGATTGACATTGACTAG